A window of the Vespa crabro chromosome 8, iyVesCrab1.2, whole genome shotgun sequence genome harbors these coding sequences:
- the LOC124426042 gene encoding peptidyl-prolyl cis-trans isomerase NIMA-interacting 4: MPPKKNAGAKAGKSKGSEESGKGEKVEKKGGTTVKVRHILCEKQSKILEAMEKLKAGQKFNEVAATYSEDKARSGGDLGWMTRGSMVGPFQEAAFALPISNLSSPIYTDPPVKTKFGYHIIMVEGKK, translated from the exons ATGCCACCAAAGAAGAACGCCGGCGCTAAAGCTGGTAAATCCAAAGGTTCGGAAGAAagtggaaaaggagaaaaagtagaaaaaaaaggtggaACTACTGTAAAA GTTAGGCACATATTATGTGAAAAACAATCCAAGATATTAGAAGCTATGGAAAAGCTAAAAGCTGgacaaaaatttaatgaagtGGCAGCAACATATAGTGAAGACAAAGCACGATCTGGG gGGGATCTTGGATGGATGACACGTGGTTCGATGGTTGGTCCATTTCAAGAAGCAGCCTTTGCACTGCCCATTTCTAATTTAAGTTCTCCCATTTATACGGATCCACCAGTTAAAACGAAGTTTggttatcatataataatggtAGAAGGTAAAAAGTAA